A genomic region of Lysinibacillus sp. 2017 contains the following coding sequences:
- a CDS encoding SprT family protein: MTDEQAQKLVEELSLEYFHRPFLHRAYFNSRLKTTGGRYMLQSHDIQLNKTMYEHFGIEELRGIILHELCHYHLHLLGKGYKHRDSDFRELLLNVGAPRFCSRIETPEKKVKQKTIHYYKCMDCGQLYKRKKRMDTTKYCCSVCKGKIIFFESKVL, from the coding sequence ATGACGGATGAGCAGGCACAAAAATTAGTAGAAGAACTTTCGTTAGAATATTTCCATCGCCCATTCCTTCACCGTGCTTACTTTAATAGCCGTTTGAAAACAACAGGTGGCCGATATATGTTACAAAGCCACGATATTCAATTAAATAAAACAATGTACGAACATTTTGGAATAGAAGAATTGCGAGGAATTATCTTACACGAATTATGTCATTACCATTTACATCTTTTAGGGAAAGGTTATAAACATCGGGATTCGGATTTTAGGGAACTGTTATTAAATGTGGGTGCACCAAGATTTTGCTCTCGAATTGAGACTCCAGAAAAAAAGGTGAAGCAAAAAACTATACACTATTATAAATGTATGGACTGTGGGCAACTTTATAAAAGAAAGAAACGTATGGATACAACAAAGTATTGTTGTAGTGTTTGTAAAGGGAAAATTATTTTTTTTGAGAGTAAAGTATTATAA
- a CDS encoding Tex family protein produces MEQKQMLQMIANDVKIQSKQVQAVIQLLEEGNTVPFIARYRKEMTGSLDEVQIKAVEDRYHYIQQLETRKEEVLRLIEEQGKLTEELTIAIQAATVLQRVEDLYRPYKQKRRTKATIAKERGLEPLADKLLQYTKQSVEQLAMPFINEEQGVATAEDALAGARDILAERFADDAAVREKLRTLSWREGKLVTAVKNAEKDEKQVFEMYYEYEEPVHRMAPHRTLAVNRGEKEDILRVSIDVPVDKATTQMEFHFIPRNFVGPSVEEVKLAIADSYKRLIKPSIENELRSELTAKGEAQAIHIFSENLRNLLLQPPMRGKVVLGVDPAYRTGCKLAVVDETGKMIEIGVIYPHTTSDPSKAKATFKTLLKKYPVSIIAIGNGTASRETEQFVAEVLKEVDQQVAYVIVSEAGASVYSASETARAEFPDLQVEQRSAVSIARRLQDPLSELVKIDPKAVGVGQYQHDVSQKQLAESLTFIVETAVNQVGVNVNTASASLLQYVSGLSKTVAENIVIMRSENGQFTSRAQLKKIPRLGAKTYEQAIGFLRIPEAKNPLDATGIHPESYKLAEAILEAADLTKKDVGTSKAEAVISQLSLTALSENLNVGEVTLKDIVDTLMKPSRDPRDAFPQPLLKTDVLKMDDLQVGMELQGTVRNVVDFGAFVDIGVKQDGLVHISKLQRGRVKHPLDVVSLGDIVTVWVEKVESNKGRISLTMLPPALQENV; encoded by the coding sequence ATGGAACAAAAGCAAATGCTACAAATGATTGCGAACGACGTTAAGATACAATCAAAACAAGTACAAGCAGTTATTCAACTTTTAGAAGAAGGTAATACCGTACCATTTATTGCACGTTACCGAAAAGAAATGACGGGATCTCTTGATGAAGTCCAAATTAAAGCTGTGGAAGACCGTTACCACTACATACAACAACTCGAAACAAGAAAAGAAGAGGTACTTCGCTTAATTGAGGAGCAAGGAAAGTTAACCGAGGAACTTACTATAGCTATTCAAGCGGCTACAGTGCTACAACGTGTCGAAGATTTATACCGACCATATAAGCAAAAACGTCGTACGAAAGCAACGATTGCAAAAGAGCGTGGGTTAGAACCGTTAGCAGACAAACTTTTACAATATACAAAACAATCTGTTGAACAATTAGCCATGCCGTTTATTAACGAAGAACAGGGTGTCGCAACTGCTGAAGATGCTTTGGCTGGTGCACGCGATATTTTAGCAGAACGATTTGCAGATGATGCTGCCGTGCGGGAAAAATTACGTACGCTATCTTGGCGTGAAGGAAAATTAGTTACAGCGGTTAAAAACGCCGAAAAAGATGAGAAGCAAGTATTCGAAATGTACTATGAATACGAAGAGCCGGTACATCGAATGGCACCACACCGTACATTAGCGGTAAATCGTGGAGAAAAAGAAGATATTTTACGTGTATCGATTGATGTGCCGGTTGATAAAGCAACGACACAAATGGAATTTCACTTTATTCCAAGAAATTTTGTTGGTCCATCGGTTGAAGAAGTGAAGTTAGCGATTGCTGATAGCTATAAGCGCTTAATTAAACCTTCTATTGAAAATGAATTACGCTCAGAATTAACGGCAAAAGGTGAAGCACAAGCGATTCATATTTTCTCAGAGAATTTACGTAATTTATTATTACAGCCACCGATGCGCGGAAAAGTCGTATTAGGTGTGGACCCAGCATACCGTACAGGTTGTAAGTTAGCAGTCGTCGATGAAACAGGGAAAATGATTGAAATTGGTGTCATTTATCCACATACAACATCAGATCCATCGAAAGCAAAAGCGACGTTCAAAACATTATTAAAAAAATACCCGGTTAGCATTATCGCAATTGGAAACGGAACAGCTTCGCGAGAGACCGAACAGTTTGTTGCAGAAGTATTAAAAGAAGTAGACCAACAAGTAGCCTATGTCATTGTTAGTGAAGCGGGTGCATCAGTTTATTCTGCTTCTGAAACTGCACGAGCAGAATTCCCAGATTTACAAGTTGAACAGCGTAGCGCAGTATCAATCGCACGACGCTTACAAGATCCATTATCCGAACTGGTGAAAATCGATCCAAAAGCTGTAGGTGTTGGTCAATATCAACATGACGTTTCACAAAAGCAATTAGCTGAATCATTAACATTCATTGTAGAAACAGCGGTAAACCAAGTAGGGGTTAATGTAAATACAGCATCAGCATCGTTGTTACAATACGTTTCAGGTTTATCAAAGACGGTAGCTGAAAATATCGTAATAATGCGAAGTGAAAATGGACAATTTACGTCACGCGCTCAATTGAAAAAAATACCTCGTCTAGGCGCGAAAACATATGAGCAAGCAATCGGATTTTTACGCATTCCTGAAGCAAAAAATCCATTAGACGCAACAGGGATTCACCCAGAAAGCTATAAATTAGCAGAGGCCATTTTAGAAGCTGCGGATCTAACGAAAAAAGACGTAGGCACATCAAAAGCAGAAGCAGTAATTAGTCAGTTAAGTTTAACGGCATTAAGTGAAAACCTTAATGTGGGCGAAGTAACACTAAAAGATATTGTTGATACATTAATGAAACCTTCGCGTGACCCTCGTGATGCGTTCCCTCAACCATTATTAAAGACGGATGTTTTGAAAATGGACGATTTACAGGTTGGAATGGAGCTTCAAGGGACTGTTCGTAACGTCGTTGATTTCGGCGCTTTTGTTGACATCGGCGTAAAGCAAGATGGTCTAGTACACATTTCTAAATTACAAAGAGGCCGTGTGAAGCATCCGCTAGACGTTGTTTCACTCGGAGATATCGTAACAGTATGGGTAGAAAAAGTAGAATCAAATAAAGGACGTATTTCATTAACGATGCTTCCTCCTGCTCTCCAAGAAAACGTGTAA
- the sigB gene encoding RNA polymerase sigma factor SigB: protein MSKESLPKNSSKEEVLNWIAEYQEHESDEAQTNLVLRYQQLVESIARKYSHGKSYYDDIVQVGMLGLLGAIRRFDPSFGRSFEAFAVPTIVGEIKRFLRDKTWDVHVPRRIKELGPRIKAAVEALTTEYQRSPSISEIASYLEVQDEEVLEAMEMGRSYQALSMDHSIESDSDGSTVTLFDVVGKEDDGFESTNRSMIVADAMSVLNERERQIIQLTYLDQLSQKEAGERLGISQMHVSRIQRKAIKILQDTIIASGGVTL, encoded by the coding sequence ATGTCGAAAGAATCACTACCTAAAAATTCATCAAAAGAAGAGGTATTAAACTGGATCGCAGAATATCAAGAGCATGAAAGTGACGAGGCTCAGACAAATTTAGTTTTGCGTTATCAACAGTTAGTAGAGTCAATTGCTCGTAAATATTCACATGGTAAATCTTATTATGATGATATTGTACAAGTAGGTATGCTTGGATTATTAGGCGCGATTCGACGATTTGACCCTTCTTTTGGAAGAAGTTTTGAAGCATTTGCGGTCCCGACAATCGTTGGGGAAATTAAACGTTTTTTACGTGATAAAACGTGGGATGTTCATGTTCCAAGACGTATTAAAGAGCTGGGGCCTCGAATTAAGGCGGCAGTTGAAGCATTAACAACGGAATACCAACGCTCTCCGTCCATTAGTGAAATTGCTAGTTACTTAGAAGTGCAGGATGAAGAAGTACTAGAAGCAATGGAAATGGGACGTAGTTATCAAGCGTTATCAATGGATCATTCCATTGAATCTGATTCAGATGGCAGCACGGTAACACTATTTGATGTTGTCGGAAAAGAAGATGACGGTTTTGAATCGACAAATCGTAGTATGATTGTTGCAGATGCAATGAGCGTTTTAAATGAGCGTGAACGCCAAATTATTCAATTAACTTATTTAGATCAGTTAAGCCAAAAAGAAGCTGGAGAACGACTGGGCATTTCTCAAATGCACGTATCTCGTATTCAGCGGAAAGCAATCAAGATATTACAAGATACCATTATTGCGAGTGGTGGCGTTACACTATAA
- the rsbW gene encoding anti-sigma B factor RsbW produces the protein MKAFDYIEIRVPAKPQYVSVIRLMVSGLGVRVGFSYDEIEDLKIATSEAVTNVVHHAYRGNDEGEVVIGCALYDDKIEIMVADYGVSFNFEEIKSKIGPYHEDENVALLREGGLGLYLMETLMDEVKLNNEGGVTVFMTKYVSREQVKGNVERITT, from the coding sequence ATGAAAGCATTTGATTATATCGAAATTCGGGTTCCTGCAAAGCCGCAATATGTGAGTGTAATTCGTTTAATGGTCTCAGGTTTAGGGGTACGTGTTGGATTTTCATATGATGAAATTGAAGATTTAAAAATTGCGACAAGTGAAGCTGTTACGAATGTTGTTCATCATGCTTATAGAGGGAATGATGAAGGTGAAGTCGTGATTGGCTGTGCGTTATACGATGACAAAATTGAAATTATGGTAGCAGACTATGGTGTAAGCTTCAATTTTGAAGAAATTAAATCAAAAATAGGTCCATATCATGAAGATGAAAATGTCGCGTTATTACGTGAAGGCGGACTGGGACTTTATTTAATGGAGACATTAATGGATGAAGTAAAGTTAAACAATGAAGGCGGGGTTACTGTTTTCATGACTAAGTATGTCTCGAGAGAGCAGGTGAAGGGGAATGTCGAAAGAATCACTACCTAA
- a CDS encoding STAS domain-containing protein, which yields MNVNVQFREDGNVLRGYIEGEIDTFTAPILREELETVRIVEGRMIELDLSKVNYMDSTGLGIFVAFYKKVARENAPFKLVGLSSRLVRLFEITGLSELMSIETEEELELK from the coding sequence ATGAATGTTAATGTGCAATTTAGAGAAGACGGAAACGTATTAAGGGGTTATATTGAAGGTGAAATTGATACTTTTACTGCACCAATTTTACGAGAAGAACTTGAAACAGTGCGTATTGTAGAAGGTAGAATGATTGAATTGGATTTATCAAAAGTCAACTATATGGACAGTACGGGTTTAGGAATCTTTGTAGCTTTTTATAAAAAGGTAGCGCGTGAAAATGCACCATTTAAATTAGTAGGTTTATCTAGCCGTCTAGTAAGATTATTTGAAATTACAGGTTTGAGTGAATTGATGAGTATTGAGACCGAAGAAGAGTTGGAGTTGAAATGA
- a CDS encoding PP2C family protein-serine/threonine phosphatase, which produces MKELQIQYKKILSDYLENQTERNLYIGQNFIRQLIQKKVTPEEVISIHKYAIEQIYPNIQPEISHSYDFLIEVMVHFGLTVKEHQSLLEQQEELRIEMNVATKIQNMLLKTTLPKVSQVDVGMVSIPIRKMNGDYVHFLNDEQHHVSVAVTDVVGKGVPAAICMSMVKYGLDTLEYANSNPSYVLEVLNRIIEKSVDDSMFVSMFYGTYDIGKNIFTYGSAGHEPAIYYCAREHAFYDLESKGLLLGVMPEVKYPQFEIQLEENDFILMVTDGVTDFRKQGELDPRDVIKNLSLSYSHLSAQEMCEEMYAYLKALPDFDLEDDFTVVIFKK; this is translated from the coding sequence TTGAAAGAACTACAAATTCAATATAAAAAAATTCTATCTGATTATTTAGAGAATCAAACAGAGCGAAATTTATATATAGGGCAAAACTTTATTCGTCAATTGATTCAGAAAAAAGTAACGCCAGAAGAAGTTATTAGTATTCACAAATACGCAATTGAACAAATATATCCAAATATTCAACCTGAAATTTCACATAGCTATGATTTTTTAATTGAGGTAATGGTTCACTTCGGTCTGACAGTTAAGGAACATCAAAGTTTGTTAGAGCAACAAGAGGAATTACGAATAGAAATGAACGTTGCAACGAAAATTCAGAATATGCTGTTAAAAACAACTCTCCCAAAAGTAAGTCAAGTGGATGTCGGTATGGTATCAATTCCGATTCGGAAAATGAATGGGGATTACGTTCATTTTTTAAATGATGAACAACATCACGTAAGTGTCGCTGTAACGGATGTCGTGGGAAAAGGCGTACCAGCAGCCATTTGTATGTCGATGGTGAAATACGGTTTGGATACGTTAGAATATGCAAATAGCAATCCATCGTACGTCTTAGAAGTATTAAATCGTATTATTGAAAAAAGTGTTGATGATAGCATGTTCGTTTCGATGTTTTATGGGACGTATGATATTGGGAAAAATATATTTACATATGGTTCAGCAGGGCATGAGCCAGCCATTTATTATTGTGCACGTGAACATGCATTTTATGATTTAGAATCAAAAGGCTTATTATTGGGTGTTATGCCAGAAGTGAAATATCCACAATTTGAAATTCAACTAGAGGAAAATGACTTTATTTTAATGGTTACAGATGGTGTAACAGATTTTAGAAAGCAAGGAGAGCTAGATCCACGCGATGTTATTAAAAATTTATCATTAAGTTACAGTCATTTAAGTGCACAAGAAATGTGTGAAGAAATGTATGCTTATTTGAAGGCATTACCAGATTTTGATTTAGAGGATGATTTTACAGTAGTAATCTTTAAAAAATAA